DNA sequence from the Zonotrichia albicollis isolate bZonAlb1 chromosome 29, bZonAlb1.hap1, whole genome shotgun sequence genome:
GAGGGGAGGAAGAGCAGGGACAAAGCCACATCAGACCCCATCCAGCTGggcaggaaggcagcagggcctggctcCTTCCTGCCACGCCAGGAAATGCCACCAAtgcagagagagcagcaagggagggggggctgcagctccccaaGGCCAAAGGGACTCTTCATTCATGGGTGGCTCTTGGCTTTCCTCTGGAGCTCTGTGTGCtttgggcagccccagctgtcaCATGGTGGGAAaggctcccagagcagctgctgtccACATtccctggggacaagggacgtgccaggcactgcagagtgcCAGATTGCTAATCCAGACCAGGCTCCCCAGGCAGCCCgagctggagctgagccctccaagccagcccagctccccagggtcacacagcagcagctgggctgacCAGCAgcgagcagcagagctgtcaccaCCACAGGATCATGTCTGAGCCACTCAGGCTTCAAAATTCTTACTTTAGTCACTTAATACAGGGACAATGCTCAGAGTGCTACCATTAACACAGCACACTGGGAAAGCAAGGCAGGGAGCAAGCAGGGGAtgtgctgcaggacagcagggaATCCTGCTCTGTCCCTTCATGTTTTTCCAGCTATAGGCCCACAAACACCTTGCTCCAAGGTGCCAATTTACTCCTggtttagaaaaataattttatcctAAATGCCCTGAATTCACAGGAGTTCTCTATAAACTGAATCCTAAAGAAGAGAACTTCTCATAGTTTAAAGGAAACCCTCATCCAGGAAAACAATCTTCTCTGCAACCTGaaggctgggcacagagcaccCAGCCCAGATCCAGATTTATAAACCCACCCCTATTCTAGGACAGTGCCCATGGATTTCCAGGCAAGCTCAGGTTCAAACTTTCCAGTCTAGACTTGGCCAAAGCCTCTTATATCCATGAAAACAGCCAGTCCCGGGCTGCTGGATGCCCCAAGCAGGCCACAGAAGCAAGTGCTCTGCCAGAATAGCATgacctgcacagctccagagtTAACTTTCTTCCAGAGAAGCACTAAATGCCAGAGATAATTTAGGGGAATGATGTTTTTATTAACAAACCACAGCCAAATTAATTGCTTCACTTTCCAGAAGCTGTTTTCCCATTGATAGCAGTACCCTGACACCATCCAGCACTTCTCTCTCCAGCTTTACAGGCTGCATGCTGAGAGCCATCCTGCTCTCAGGAAGCTAACAGTGGAAATCAGGCAGCATTAACAAATGGGATGAGTCTTGGAGAGGGATTTTCCATTTGGGTCTAGCTCAGTTCATGTCACTGTTACGAAAGCTTTACCACAGACCTGACCAGGAGCGGATTCCAACCCACAGCGAGCTCTGCCTTCCTCTACAGCAGCTTCTGCCAAGAAGCAGGAACAACCAAGAGGTGCTGCTGCATCCAACCCTGCTCCCAAGGGCTGCCAGGACCCTGGCAGTGAGTGGGATGatccccaggctgctgcctcagccagtgctgctgcaggtcagagctctcctccctcctctcctgcagcaccacagctccaggatggATGTGAGGGGAACCTCCAGCCTCTGACCCTCCAaacccagcagcaccacagcactGTGCTCACAGGGCTCTcactctgggctgcctggggcacagagaAGCTTTCCCAGAGGAAGGCACTCACCAGTCAGCCCAATCTTCTTGCGGCAGGTGAAGCAGCGATTCTTCTTCGGTTTCGGTTTTTCCGAAGCCGTCTTGCCCTCAGCCGTGTTCTGGGATATCTCAAGCAGGGTACCTGGAACAGAGGCAAGAGTTTTGCTGCCTTTCTTGATAAACCAAATATTCATTTTATTACAGGAGCTGCTCGAGGCTCTGATTactctctgtgtgccctggctgTCATACCACAAACGGTGAGATTTGCCTTGTTCCACTGAGATCTCCACCTCACAGCTTTCTCTCTGTTTCAAATGCTTTAAATCCAAAGCTGAATTGGCCTCTGGACGGTGACTGGATAGTCACTACAGCTCAGCTGCTGTACAGCAACACAGCTGTCAGCTGAGCCCACAGTTAATCttcacagggagaaaaaaaattaaccccTTGTAAGTACTACTAATTATTTTTGCTGACTCTTATGTAAGTGTTCCCCAAATGTAGGTCTTAGAATGCTTTACACAGATATCCATCACTGCCTCTAATCTACCAAAAGGAAAACTGAGCTCTCAAAGCCAGATTGTTAAAGGTCATTGATGCTTAGCAGGATTTCCTCCAGTACCTAAGCAGGTTAGAGAAGTCAACAGGAGGGAGGAGCTCCAACTGCTCCTTGGAGCACCTGTGGTGCAGGCTGCTCTGAGGAGACAAAACAGAGACAGCTTTGTGGAGCTTACCCTAAACAGCCTCCTAAAAATTACACAGGCAGATGAAAGGGGCAGGCTCTCCCGAGCCTCTTTTTAACAGCCTCTCACCTGCCTGTTGTAAATTGCCCCTGGGCTTGCAGGCAAGCAGAGATTACCTAACCCACAATGCCCAGCCATGTGTGGTGACTAGAGCCCGGCTTTTTAGcaaccagcagctcctgggtttTTTTAGCTTTCAATGCAAGCAAGCTGTCAGCTGAGCAAAGGAGGGTGGCTGCATGCACATCACCTGCTCATGGCATCAGCTGGAGGATGCCACACTGGGCAGTGACTCTGCTGCACCTCCATCACACTGAGTAACACCCCCCGAGGGACAGCTCCCCCATCACACAGGGTGACAACAACAGGCCTCCAGGCACTGCCACAAAGGAGTCCCCTCTCTGCAAGGCTGGGATGGATCTGTCTCCCTGCCTCCCCCTCGGGAGCTGGCAGGGGAGTGCCGGCAGCGTCAGGCTGTGGGACGCTCCGGGCTCGCTGCCATGCGCTGGGAGAGGCGTCATGGAAGATTATCCTGCTGCCAGCCactccagggctggcagccacTCAGCCCTCAGCCCACAGAGCAATCTCTATCAGCCTGCCCTCGAGCACTGCATTTGCTCTCCTCCCTGTCACCAAAACAAGTTTCCTCCTCAGCTCTCAGGTGTGTCTTTACTGCCGGGAGGGGACACACCCCGGGGTcagcagctgtccctgctgctccaatGGACTCCTGAGCTCAATGTCACTCAGATCTGTGCAAAGGACAAACCAACCACCCTACCTGATGAGGAAGAAGCCGATGAGGCTTCATCTGTCTTGCTGAATTCCTCTGTCTCGTTGCTGGTTTCCTCTCTGGATATGCTCATGGCTGTCATCTGATGGGTCACAGGAGTCTGAGCGCTGGGAGCATGTGCAGCAgacaaacaaaaagagaaaacacaagTATTTTCATTTGATAGACAGTTATGTGGGAGAGACCTTCAGCCCATAAAGTTTATTTCCTTATATTCAAAAGTAGGTCAGGAGCACAGCAGGTCAATTCCCCTTGAGATTGGGGATCAAAGGTCTTTATAGACATAAATGGAATGAATCTGTGATGATCTCAGTTTCCTTTTGCACCCAATTATATCTCAAAGACAAGGCAAGAGCCTATCCAAACAAGTCCAGAGGGAGAAAAACACAATTATGAGTCAGGGCAGTAATGTGATGGTAGAGCTCAGTGCAGCTCTGTCCTCCTCCCCATCAAACAGGCCCAAGGTCTCTaatcctgctgccacagcctccAGACTGGGTCACCAGCAGGTGCTTTCACTTAGAATCACACGACATTCTGAGCTGATGATCCTGGTGACCTTTCCAAGTCCAACTCTTGACCCTGCacaggaaaaccccaaaaatcccaatacCTGTGACTGAGCAGAAACTGAACAGTTGAACAGAGCCAGGGACAAACAAGGTGCACTGACCAAGATAATTTACTACCAACCCTCTGATACCTCACTCTACTCatcagacagcagcagcagcagattgaGGGAGACATTTCAATCTTCCAAATAAACTAGAGTCATAACACAAAGTCTGACCCAGCCTGTTCACAGACATATAAAGGATGACAgcctgtccctggtgtcccagagctgGATTTCAGCAGGGTTTAGATCCCCTCCCCTCCAGACTCTGCCCCTACCTGGCTTTTGCATCCTCagctgtggagtctccctccGCGCACTGTCCTGCGATGGCCTCGGGGGccatggggctgctgctgggaccaCTGGGTGCTGTGAGACAAGAGCAGGCTTGGTCAGGTCTCTGGGCAGTACCAGCCAGTTCCTCAGGTGCTGGACAGTCAAGGAGAAAGCAGAACGAGCACTTCCAGCATGCCTTACACTCCTGTTCCACACTGCAGCTGGGAGGGCACACCCCCGTTGGGATCACTCCCATATCCCTGCTCCTACTCCAAATTTGTGCCAAATTTGGGACTctgtgggacagcagggctgtCTGGATCTTGAACCCAATGGCACTTTGTAACTTCTCCAAGGTGTAAGAACCAGATCCTCATCTGCTGAAAGGAACAGGCTTCAACAGACACATATGGGTTTGTGTCAGCTGAGGATCTAAGCTGGGGTCTTAGGAAGAGCCTTTGTCAGGAAAAGTCATGTTCCTGAGCATATTTTGTGTGGGTGACTCAAAGGAAGCCATGATGAATTCCATGACCCCCAGGAATAAACTGTGGAAGAACTCTCAGAGGCATTTCTCACTCTGTACATGTGGTACTGCACAAACCCCCAGCAAAAGAAATCCCTGCTCACATTTGCAGAGAGCATCCTTCCCCTGTTCCCATCCCAAGTGCAGGAAACAAACCTTGTAAGACATGGCTTTTAGATATCACACTGTTAAGATAAGAATATGATAAATATAGGCCAAATAAAACTTCATTGTGGGGCTTTGTCATGGTTCCCAGCAGCCAGCACCTCATCAGGGAGCAGGAAATAGCTGAAAGCTGGGATCACCATTAGCACATGTGAAATTCTACAGTttactggaaggtgctggctgggatggggctTCACAAACTGGTGAGACTGGGAAGAAAGCAAGTGCCTGTCCTGACAGGGAACAGAAGTGCTTGAGGGCTTGGGTCCTTGATTTAGAGCCTTGGGCATCCATAGAAAGGGAAATATGATTTTTCTAAGAGAGGGTAAATCTGCTGGTGGCCGAGCAGTTGATTGAACACAGTTTGTATCCAGACATCCATTTAGGAGAGATTTCCAAGAAAAAATCCTCTACCTGGAGGGCTTATCCGgtcactgctctgctgcctctgcaggaaCTCCTTGTAGCACACGGAGCACATGCCGTTGGTCCGGGGGCTGCCGTAGAAGCCGCAGCCCGTGGTGCACAGCAGAGGCACCTGCGTCTGGTTCGTCTCCTGAGCCATCCTCGCCCCTCCGAGGCACCGAGCTGCAGCCAGCAATCACAAATAAACAGCTGTGAGGGCCCGAGCACCCGGGCATTGTGTGCTGCAGCTGATCAGGAAGGAGCACAAAGGATCCCAAGAGAGCCCGGTTCCTGCACGTGCACAACCTCACCAGGCCCCCAGACCCTCGAGCACTCAGGGCTCATAAAATCCATGTCCTGGGGCCC
Encoded proteins:
- the LOC102073840 gene encoding AN1-type zinc finger protein 5 isoform X2 produces the protein MAQETNQTQVPLLCTTGCGFYGSPRTNGMCSVCYKEFLQRQQSSDRISPPAPSGPSSSPMAPEAIAGQCAEGDSTAEDAKASAQTPVTHQMTAMSISREETSNETEEFSKTDEASSASSSSGTLLEISQNTAEGKTASEKPKPKKNRCFTCRKKIGLTGFDCRCGNLFCAIHRYSDMHACPYDYKAEAAEKIRKENPIVIAEKIQKL
- the LOC102073840 gene encoding AN1-type zinc finger protein 5 isoform X1; protein product: MAQETNQTQVPLLCTTGCGFYGSPRTNGMCSVCYKEFLQRQQSSDRISPPAPEELAGTAQRPDQACSCLTAPSGPSSSPMAPEAIAGQCAEGDSTAEDAKASAQTPVTHQMTAMSISREETSNETEEFSKTDEASSASSSSGTLLEISQNTAEGKTASEKPKPKKNRCFTCRKKIGLTGFDCRCGNLFCAIHRYSDMHACPYDYKAEAAEKIRKENPIVIAEKIQKL